GGACGAACGGGTGGCAGTGCTACGTCAGTTCCCCACGCTGGTGCCCCGCGGTGTCGCGTTCTTCGTCCGCACCGGCACGGTGCAACCGCCCGCCGATGCCGACGCCTTCGCGGCAGCGGCCCCGTCGATCGCCGTGCTCCGCGTGGACCGCGTCGGGGCAGCCCCGTAGTCAGCAATCCGCGGTGCAGCCGCGATCGCCGATCTTGGCGTGCTTGGCGGCAACCGCGCTCGCCGGAGATCTGTCGTGGCCCTGCCGCCAGGCGTCGAGGTAGGGCCAGGGATAGACCTCGCCGCGGCGCACCCACCACTGGCCATGCTTGGTCGGCCAGGAGATGCCGAAGTGCAGGTGCGATGGGCCGCCACGGGCGTCGCCGGAGCGGCCGACCGTGCCGAGCAACTGACCGGCGTGCACCCGCACGCCGGGGCGGATGCCACTCGCCACCGCGGACAGATGTGACCCGTAGTAGCGCACCCCGTCCACGCCGACGATCGACACCGAGCGCCCGCCGCGATCCGCCCCCCGATTCCTCCGCGAGTGCCAACGGTCCTTCGTCGAGACCTCATCGACGACGCCGTCGACCGGCGCGACGAACCCACAGCCAACCGGTGCGAACATGTCGGTCGCCGGGTAGTCATGGTGCACGTGCCCATAGCTGACGCGGTGTTGGCAGTCCAGCGGGAACACGTGCCCGGGCGGCGCGGGCGGGACCACGGTGAGGGTGGCGAGCAGCAATACGGGTAGTGCGGTCACTGGCACACGTTACGCCGCGGCGACCTATCGCCGGCGGCCCCGCAGCGCAAGGATCCGTGCATGAGCGAAATCGCTGACGCGAACCGCCGCCTCATCCAGTCCGCGTTCGACGCCTGGAGAGCCGGCACGGCGAACATCTCGGACCTGTTCGCCCCGACCATGGTGTGGCGGATTGAGGGCCACTCACTTGTGAACGGGGAGTACACCTCCGCGCAGGACTTCATCGACCTCGTCCTGCAGCCCTTCGGCGCCCGCTTCAGCACCGGCCAACGCTTCCGCCCGGTCAACATCCGCTCCGTGCTCGCCGACGGCGACACCGTTGTCGTCATCTGGGACGGACACGGCGTCGCCAACGACGACGTCCCCTACGAGAACAGCTACGCCTGGATCATGCAGCTGCGCGACGGCAAGGTCATCGACGGCACCGCCTTCTTCGACAGCATCTCGTTCGACACCTTCTGGCAGCGCGTCAAACCGTGAGCGGCACCACGATCGCGCGGTAGTCAGGGAACGACCGCAGCCAACCGGCCGCGCGTCCGGTGTCCACGAACGCGGCGGTGGCGTAGACGTCGGCCCAGAGCAGGCTGGGGCCGGCGACGGTCGCCGAGAGGACGCCACCGGCGGGCGCACCGGTTGCCGGGTCGACGATGTGGGCCCCGCGGGCGGCGGTCCCCGAGGTGGCGACGGCGCCGTTGCGCAGGGACAGCACGCGGAGCGTGCGCGATCGTCGGCGTGGGTCCTCGATGGCGATCCGCCAGTCCGGGGTGTCGCTACGCGCACAGCGCACGGCGATGTCGCCGCCCGCATTGATCAGCGTGTCATGCGGCCCGAGTTCGGCGAGCTGCGTGCAGAGCGCCTCGAAGGCCTGCTCCACCGCCCACCCCTTCACCAGTCCGCTGGGTTCGAAGGCTGGCCTGCCGTCGACGTCGGGCAGCCAGGCGCAGAACGCGCCATGGGTCCGCCTCGTCGCCTCCGCGCACAGCGCGACAACCTCCTGCACGCGCGGACCGGCCAGGTCCAGCCGTAGATCGCCGCGGCGGATCGCGCTGATAGTGCTGTCCGGACGGTACGTGCTGAATGTGGCCTCGTCCGCGGCCAGCGTGGCGAACGCGAGGTGCACCAACGCGGCCACCTCGGCGCCGGTCGCGCGCGGGCCCCGCACGTGCACGCTGATCGGCAGGCCCATCAGCTGCGCGACGAAGGCGCGGCGTGGTTGCTCGGTGCGGACCTCGCGGTGCAGCGGCCAGGCCGTCGCGCCGCCGCTCACAGGTGGGCCTGGTCGATCGCGGATTGCAGCGAGCTGATGTAGCCGTCGCTGGTCACTGTCGCGCCGGAGATCGAGTCGATGTTGGCGCTCTGCGCGCTAAGCGCGGCCTGGTTCAGGATCGGCAGCGCGTAGGCGTTGATCTGTTGGTCACGGAAGTTGTTGTGTGGGTATTCGATGGCCTGCGA
This DNA window, taken from Sporichthyaceae bacterium, encodes the following:
- a CDS encoding FAD:protein FMN transferase gives rise to the protein MSGGATAWPLHREVRTEQPRRAFVAQLMGLPISVHVRGPRATGAEVAALVHLAFATLAADEATFSTYRPDSTISAIRRGDLRLDLAGPRVQEVVALCAEATRRTHGAFCAWLPDVDGRPAFEPSGLVKGWAVEQAFEALCTQLAELGPHDTLINAGGDIAVRCARSDTPDWRIAIEDPRRRSRTLRVLSLRNGAVATSGTAARGAHIVDPATGAPAGGVLSATVAGPSLLWADVYATAAFVDTGRAAGWLRSFPDYRAIVVPLTV
- a CDS encoding nuclear transport factor 2 family protein produces the protein MSEIADANRRLIQSAFDAWRAGTANISDLFAPTMVWRIEGHSLVNGEYTSAQDFIDLVLQPFGARFSTGQRFRPVNIRSVLADGDTVVVIWDGHGVANDDVPYENSYAWIMQLRDGKVIDGTAFFDSISFDTFWQRVKP
- a CDS encoding M23 family metallopeptidase is translated as MTALPVLLLATLTVVPPAPPGHVFPLDCQHRVSYGHVHHDYPATDMFAPVGCGFVAPVDGVVDEVSTKDRWHSRRNRGADRGGRSVSIVGVDGVRYYGSHLSAVASGIRPGVRVHAGQLLGTVGRSGDARGGPSHLHFGISWPTKHGQWWVRRGEVYPWPYLDAWRQGHDRSPASAVAAKHAKIGDRGCTADC